The proteins below come from a single Aegilops tauschii subsp. strangulata cultivar AL8/78 chromosome 6, Aet v6.0, whole genome shotgun sequence genomic window:
- the LOC109779048 gene encoding 65-kDa microtubule-associated protein 2 isoform X1: MDALHGQTSCGSLLQKLQLVWDEVGESDEDRDKVLFQLDQECLDVYKRKVDQALKSRDLLLQALDYSKMELARLASALGEKSIATSPEKTARTIKQQLAALAPTLEQLGKQKKERINKFADIMSRIEQIRGEIAGNLEIGQQVAIPQINEDDLTDEKLRDFQSQLQELEKKKRERLKKVLEHVSTVQDLCSVLKMEHFSIITEVHESLDDSVGKDHKSISNDTLSKLDRTIATLNEDKTLRLKKLQELATQLNDLWDLMDTPTEERSLFDHVTCNRTASAEEVTAPGALALDIINQAEVEVQRLDELKYSKMKEIAFKKQTTLEDIYASAHIVIDTAAAHDKIFALIESGSMEPTELIADMDSQILKAKEEALSRKEILDKVERWISACEEESWLEDYNRDDNRYNSGRGAHLNLKRAEKARIQVNKIPGLVETLVAKTTAWEENHGLSFTYDGVPLLAMLDEYVMLRQEKEEEKRKMREQKRYTEQLLNIDREGPFGTRVSPYRVASAKKVPSPKPNGSVANGSPGRRLSMSTQQNESKSSRSAGKKAAAVAAQPKTPASPNEAATVKEDDTPIQHTDADPVPCSP, encoded by the exons ATGGACGCTTTGCACGGCCAAACCTCGTGTGGATCATTGCTACAAAAACTGCAG TTAGTATGGGATGAAGTTGGTGAGAGCGATGAGGACCGCGACAAGGTTCTGTTTCAGCTGGATCAGGAATGCTTGGATGTGTACAAGAGGAAAGTTGATCAGGCACTCAAGTCGAGGGACCTTCTTCTCCAAGCACTGGACTACTCAAAGATGGAGTTAGCCAGGCTCGCTTCTGCCCTTGGAGAGAAATCCATAGCAACAAGT CCTGAGAAAACAGCACGAACAATCAAGCAACAGCTTGCTGCTTTAGCTCCAACACTTGAACAACTGGGCAAGCAGAAAAAGGAGAGAATAAATAAATTTGCTGATATAATGTCAAGAATCGAGCAAATAAGGGGTGAGATTGCTGGCAATCTCGAGATAGGCCAGCAGGTAGCAATACCACAAATCAATGAGGATGACTTGACAGATGAGAAACTTCGGGACTTCCAGTCTCAGCTCCAAGAGCTCGAGAAAAAGAAG AGGGAGAGGCTGAAGAAGGTACTTGAGCATGTGAGTACAGTACAAGATCTCTGTTCTGTATTGAAGATGGAACATTTTAGCATAATAACTGAAGTTCATGAGAGTCTAGACGACTCTGTTGGTAAAGACCACAAGAGCATTAGCAATGATACCCTGTCAAAACTTGATAGGACAATAGCTACTCTTAATGAGGACAAAACATTGAGGCTAAAGAAG CTTCAAGAGCTTGCCACTCAGCTAAATGATCTCTGGGATCTCATGGACACACCAACGGAAGAAAGAAGCTTGTTTGATCACGTTACCTGTAACAGAACAGCGAGTGCTGAGGAAGTCACCGCACCTGGGGCACTTGCTCTAGACATAATTAATCAA GCTGAGGTCGAGGTTCAAAGATTGGATGAGCTCAAATACAGCAAGATGAAAGAAATAGCTTTTAAGAAGCAAACCACACTGGAAGACATTTATGCGAGTGCTCACATCGTAATAGACACAGCAGCTGCCCATGATAAAATATTTGCGCTGATCGAATCAGGGAGCATGGAACCTACAGAATTGATTGCTGATATGGATAGTCAGATATTGAAAGCAAAGGAAGAAGCTCTAAGCAGGAAAGAAATTTTAGATAAAGTTGAGAGATGGATATCTGCATGCGAGGAAGAAAGCTGGCTTGAAGATTATAACCGA GATGATAACAGATATAATTCAGGCCGAGGTGCCCACCTGAATCTCAAACGCGCTGAAAAGGCTCGTATTCAAGTTAACAAAATTCCAG GCCTTGTTGAAACTCTGGTGGCCAAGACAACGGCTTGGGAAGAGAATCACGGTCTATCCTTCACATATGATGGTGTTCCTCTTCTAGCTATGTTGGATGAGTATGTGATGCTTAGgcaagagaaggaagaagagaagaGAAAAATGCGG GAACAAAAGCGCTACACTGAGCAGTTACTGAACATCGACCGTGAAGGGCCGTTCGGGACACGTGTCAGTCCCTATAGAGTGGCCAGTGCAAAGAAGGTACCTAGTCCAAAGCCCAACGGCAGCGTGGCCAACGGGTCCCCTGGTAgaaggctctcgatgagcactcaGCAGAACGAGAGCAAGAGTTCCCGGTCTGCTGGTAAGAAAGCTGCTGCTGTGGCGGCACAGCCGAAAACACCAGCTTCCCCGAATGAAGCTGCAACAGTGAAAGAAGACGACACGCCCATTCAGCACACGGACGCTGATCCAGTCCCTTGTTCACCATGA